A region of the Marinibacterium anthonyi genome:
CCGGGATGACCATGATCATCGTCACCCACGAGGTCCAGTTCGCCCGCGACGTGGCGCACAAGGTCGCCGTGATGGGCGACGGCACGATCATGGAAATGGGCCCCCCGGACGAGGTGCTGCGCGCGCCGAAAGACCCGCGCGTGCAGGAATTCCTGGCCCGGTCCCTGAAGGAGATGAACGCATGACCACCGAAGACTGGCTTTTCGTGATCGACATCCAGCCGGCGTTTTCCGACCCGGCCAGCCCGTGGTTCTGCGCCGCGCTCGACGCGGCCAAGGCCAATATCGCCCGCCTTCTGCCCGCCTACGGCGACCGCGTGCTGTTTTCGCGCTTTGTCCCGCCGGAACAGGTGTTCGGTGCCTGGATCGAATATTACGACACCTGGGCCTTTGCGCTTCCCCCCGAGGCCAAGCCGCTGTGGAGCGTGGACGAACCCTGGGGCCATTACCCCAGCATGCAAAGCCACACGCTGTCCAAGTGGGTTCCGGCCGCGAAACAGATGCTGCCCGAGGACGCCACCATCGCGCTGTGCGGCGTGTCGACCGATTGCTGCGTCATGTCGACGGCGCTGGCCGCCATCGACGACGGCCGCCGCGTTCGGCTGATCGAAGACGCCTGCGCCGCCGGCAGCGAAGAGATTCAGCGCCAGTCGGTCGAGCTGATGCGCCTGCGCGCGCCGATGCTGACCGTGACGGACACCCAAAAGGAACTGGCAAGGGCCGGGGCCGGGGCCGTCTGACGGCCAAAGACTGAAAAGGAATGGAAGATGGCTGAAATGATGCATCTGGGCACGATCGTCGGCGCCGCCGGGCACCACGTGGCCGGCTGGCGCATGCCGGATGCCGAATTCGGGTCCGAGAACCTCGACCTGATCACCCGCATCGTGAAGACCTGGGAAGACGCAAAGTTCGACCTGATCTTCTTTGCCGACGCCGTGAACACCGGCCTCGACGCGCACCCGACCCACATGCTGCGGCTGGAACCGCTGACGCTGCTGGGGGCGCTCTGCATGACGACGTCGCGCATCGGGATCGTGGCGACGGTGTCGACCACCTATTCCGAACCCTACAACGTCGCCCGGATGCTGGCGTCCATCGACCACATGAGCAAGGGACGCGGCGGCTGGAACGTGGTGACGGGCTCCAGCCCCGACGCGGCGGCGAACTTCGGGTCCGATCCGCATCCCGAACACGCCACCCGCTATGAACGCGCCGGCGAATACCTTCGGGTCGTCAAGGGCCTCTGGGACACCTGGGAAGACGACGCCTATATCGCCGACAAGGCCACGGGCCGCTACGTGGACGGTGCCAAGATGCACCTGCTGGACCACAAGGGCCCGCATTTTTCGGTCCGTGGCCCGCTGAACATCTCGCGCCCGCCCCAGGGCTATCCGGTGATCATGCAGGCCGGCGCGTCGGACACCGGCAAGGCTTTCGCCGCCGCCTCGGCCGAGGTCGTGTTCGCGACCCAGCAGGTGCTGGAAGACGCCGTTGCCTTCGCCGAAGACCTGCGCGACCGCACCGAAGCCGCCGGCCGCCCCCGCGACGACATCCGCCTGATGCTGGGCGTCGCCCCGGTCATCGGCAAGACCCGGCAAGAGGCGCAGGCCAAGCTTTCCGAACTGGCCGCCCTGATCGATCCGGTGACGGCGCTGCGCGTGCTGTCGGACCGGATCGGGACGGACCTGTCGGGCTATGACCTGGACGGCCCGGTGCCGGACCTGCCGCCGTCCGGCATGATGCAGGGCCATGCGGTGGTGCTGCAGGCCGTGGCGAAGAAACACGACATGACCATCCGCGAACTGCGCGATTACGCTGCCGTTTCCTCGGGCCACCGTCTGGTCTTTGGCACGCCCGAAGACGTGGCCGACGATCTGGAAACCTGGTGGCGGGCCGGCGCCTGTGACGGGTTCATCATCCTGCCGTCCTATTACATGCAGCCGCAGATCGATTTCTGCGACCGGGTGGTCCCGATCCTGCAGCAACGGGGCATCTTCCGCACCGAATACACCGGCACCACCCTGCGCGACCACCTCGGCCTCGCCCGTCCGGCGCACCCCGCCGCGGCGGCCGAAACCGAATGCGCCTGAGGCCCGCGTGTCCCTGCGCCTGACGGTGAATGGCAAGGAGGTCACGCTCGACCTCCCTCCCGGCACGACGCTTCTTGAGGCGTTGCGGTCCGATCTTGGCCTGCACGGGCCGAAGTACGGCTGCGGCCTGGCCCAATGCGGCGCCTGTTCCGTCCTGGTGGACGGACAGGTGGCGCGGGCCTGCGTCATGCAGGCGTCGTCCGCCGAAGGGCGCAAGGTCACCACGCTGGAAGGGCTGGGCGGCGATCACCCGGTGCAGCGGGCCTTCATCGACTGCCAGGCGGCCCAATGCGGCTATTGCCTGAACGGCATGATCATGCAGACCGTGGCGCTGTTGCAGGCCATCCCCAGCCCTGACGAAACCACCATCCGCCGCGCCCTTCGTCACAACCTCTGCCGCTGCGGTACGCATCTGGAAATCCTTGCCGCCGTGCGCCGCGCGGTGACGCTGACCGCCGGGGATACGCAATGAACGACGCGGCGATCACCATCTGGCGGCAGGGGAAATCCGGCGCCGAGATCCTGTTGCAGGTCGCGCCCAACGGCGATGCCACCGGTTTCAACGGCCACGTGGACCTTGGCACCGGCCTGCGCACCGCCTTCGTCCAGATCGTCGCCGAGGAACTGGACCTGCCCCCGTCGCGCGTGCGTGTCGTGATGGGCGATACCGCCCGGACGCCGGACCAGGGGCCGACCATCGCCTCGGAATCCATCCAGATCGCCGCTGTCCCCCTGCGCCAGGCCGCCGCCCAGGCGCGGGCGATCCTGGCCGACCTCGCCAGCGCCCGGCTGAACGCCGGGCTGGAGGATCTGGAATTCCGCGACGGTTCCATCGGAACCGACCAGGCGACAGCCGGCTTTGCCGACCTTCTGGCCGACGTCAGCGTCTCGGTCGAACTGGACACCGCTGCCCGGGTCAAGACGCCCGCCGAATACCGCCTTGTCGGCACCTCTTCCCCCCGGGTCGATCTGGCGGGCAAGGCCACCGGGGCATGGACCTATGTCCACGACGTCGCAATGCCCGGCATGCTGCACGGCCACGTCATCCGGCCCCCCTACGCGGGCCGCGACAGTGGCGATTTCATCGCCCGCAGCCTGCTGGAGTATGACGAAGCGGCAGTGGCGGAAATGCCCGGCTTTGTCGCCCTTGTCCGCAAGGGCGATTTCCTGGGCGTCGTGGCCCTGCGCGAAGGCCAGGCCCGCGCCATTGCCGAAACGTTGCCGGTCCGCTGGGCCACGCCCCCCGACTTGCCCGACCTGACGGACATCCCCGGCACCCTGCGCGACATGCCGTCGGAAAAGCGCATGCTGACAGACCGGGGCGACGTGGACGGCGCGCTGGCCCGGGCACAGACACGACTGACCCGCAGCTATACATGGCCCTGGAACCTGCACGGCTCCATCGGGCCGTCCTGCGCCGTGGCCGACTGGCAGGGCGGGCGCCTGACGATCTGGTCCGGCACCCAGAACCCCCACATGCTGCGCGGCGACATCGCCCAGCTGATGGAGCTGCCCGAAACCGCCGTCGAGATTGTCCGCCACGAGGCCGCCGGCTGTTTCGGTCGCAATTGCGCCGATGACGTCTGCGGCGACGCGGCGCTTCTGTCCCGCGCCGTGGGCCGCCCCGTCCGGGTCCAGCTGACCCGCGAACAGGAACACCTGTGGGAACCCAAGGGCGCCGCCCAGCTGATGGACGTCTCGGGCGGACTGGACGACACCAACACGTTCGACGTCTACGACTTTGAAACCCGCTACCCGTCGAACCGCGGTCCCAACCTTGCGCTGCTTCTCACCGGCACCATCGATCCGGCCCCGCGCCCCTGCGACATGGGCGACCGCACGGCGATCCCGCCCTACCGCATCCCCAACCTGCGCGCCGCCGTCCACGACATGGCCCCCATCGTGCGGGCCAGCTGGTTCCGGGGCGTGTCGGCCATGCCGAACACCTTCGCGCATGAATGTTTCGTCGACGAACTCGCCGCCGAGGCGGGGGAAGACCCCGTCGACTTCCGCCTGCGCCACCTGGACGACCCGCGCACCATCGACCTGATCCGGCGCACCGCCGAGGAAGGCGGCTGGGTCCCCCGCACCGGCCCGCGCCTGGCAACGGACGGCGACATCGCCCGTGGCCAGGGTTTCGCCCATGCCACATATGTCCACGGCCCCTTCCCCGGCGTCGCAGCCGCGCAGGCCGCGTGGCTGGCCGATATCTCGGTGAACAAAAGGACCGGAGAGGTCACGCTGGACCGCATCGTCGTGGCACAGGACCAGGGGCTGATGATCAACCCCGACGGCGTGCGCCACCAGATCAACGGCAACGTCGTCCAGTCGATCAGCCGCACCATGGGCGAAGACAGCCAGTTCGACCAGGCCGGATCCATCGACCGCGAATGGGGCGGCTATCCGCTCGCCCGGTTCGAGGACCTGCCCGAGGTCCGCACCCTGCTGGTCGAACGCCCCGAAGACCCGCCCCTGGGCGTCGGCGAAAGCGCCTCTGTCCCCTCGGCCGCCGCCATCGCCAACGCGATTTACGATGCCACGGGGGTCAGGATGCGCGAACTGCCCTTCACCCCCGAACGGGTCAAGGCGGCGCTGGACGGCGCGCCCATGCCAAGGGCGCTGCCCGCGCCTGAACCCGCCCCCCGCTGGAAGGGCATGGCCAAGGGCTTTGGCGCGGCAATTGCCGGCGGCCTCATGGTCGGCGCCGTGGGCTTCTCGATCAAGGCCGAGATCCCGCGCATCCCCCGACCCGACAACATCTGGTCGGCCGAAACCCTGGACCGCGGTCGCCAGCTGTTCGCCGCCGGCGACTGTGCCGTCTGCCACACGGCCGAAGGCGGCATCCCCCTGACCGGCGGCCGGCCCATGGAAACCCCCTTCGGCACCGTCCACACCACCAACCTGACGCCGGATCCCGAAACCGGGCTTGGCGCATGGTCCTACCCCGCCTTCGCCCGCGCCATGCGCGACGGCATCTCGCGCGATGGCCGCCACCTGTATCCGGCCTTTCCCTACACGTCCTTCGCGAAGATGGCCGAAACCGACCTGCAGGCGCTTTACGCCTATATCCAGTCGCTCGACCCCGTCCGCGCCAAGGTCCCGCAAGCGAAGATGATCACGCCGGTGAACCTGCGCAGCTCCATGGCGGCCTGGAACGCGCTTTACCACGATCCGGCGCCGTTCATCCCGGACCCGGTGCAATCCGACCTGTGGAACCGGGGCGCCTACCTGGTCGAAGGCGTCGGCCATTGTTCGGCCTGCCACAGCCCGCGCAACGCGCTGGGAGCCGAACGGAAAGGCGCCGCGCACCTGTCGGGCGGCGTGGTCGATGGCTGGCTGGCCCCGGCGCTGAACGGCACCGGACCGGCGCCGCTGAACTGGTCCGAAGCCGACTTTTACGATTACCTCCGCACCGGCGTGTCCATCCGCCACGGTGCCGCCGCCGGACCGATGGCGCCGGTGATCGACGAATTGACCGCCCTGCCCGACGACGATCTGCGCGCCATGGCCCACTATCTGGCGTCGACAGGCCCCGACACGCCCGCCCCCATCACAGTCGATATCACCGCGTTCGACATGGCGCTGGAAACCGCCCAGGGCCCCGCCGCCCGCCTTTTCCGGGCCAGCTGCGGGTCGTGCCACATCGCCGGGCCGGTGCCGTCAGCCACCGCCGCCCGGGTGCCGCTGGGCTTGTCGACGGCTGTGCATGCCGATCGGCCCGACAACCTGGTCCGCGCCGTGATCGACGGATTGCCCGCCACCGGCACCACGGACCCGCGCACCATGCCCGCCTTCGGCCTGGCGCTGGACGCCACCCGCATCGCCCAGATCGCCCGTTTCCTGCGCCAGACTCTGGCACCGGACAAACCGGCCTGGACCGGCGTGGACGATGCCATCGCCAGGGCCCGCGCCGCGCCCTGACCTTTGTGCTACCGGCCCCCAAACCTGCGAGACGTTCGACAAGGTCGTCCTGACCCGCACCTGCCGCGCAATGGTCAAGCAGGAACAGGCGCGCAGGCTGGTGGAACAGACACTGGCCGACCCGCTGGTCGTCAAATTCGTCGTCGAACGCGCTTGCGTCGACTGACGGTATGAACAAGGGGCCCGGGAGGTATGTCCCCCGGCCCTTTCCGCTATCGTGTTGTGCGTTCTGCGTCTGTCGCGGTGGCATCGACCTGGCCCGAGACACCGACCACCACCCCGAAGCGCTGCTTTGCCTGCTGTGGCGTGTACCGGCCCAATCGCACGTCCTCGGCCACCAGCGCGGGATCGCGGGTGAAGGGGTCGCCGTAGCCGCCGCCGCCGGGGGTGGCGACGCGGACGCGGTCGCCGGCCTGCAGGGGGATGTCCTGGGCCTTGGACAGGTGTTCCGGCGTGGTTTCCACCCCGCCCTGGGTCACCGTCACCCGGTTCACCTGCCCGTCGGCGCCGCCCAGAACGCCCTGCGGGCCGAACCGGCCGTGGTCCATCACAAAGCTGGCGCGCGCGGTGCCCTTGCGCAGCTCGACCTCGTAATCCAGCCCGAAGCCGCCGCGATGCCGCCCCGCCCCGCCCGATCCTTCGTGCAGGGCGTAGCGGTGGTACAGCACCGGGAACTGCTGCTCCATGATCTCAACCGGGGGCGCCTTGGATATGCCGATGGTCGAACAGCCGTTCGAGATGCCGTCGCCCCCGGCCCAGCCGCCGTAGCCGCCGCCGGAGATCTGGTACATGACGAAGCTGCGGTGCTCATCCGGCACCGTGCCGCCCAGGGCAAAGTTGCCCGAACTGCCCGCTGGCGCGGCGGTGACCCGGTCCGGCAGCGCCCCGGCCAGGGCGGCGAAAACCGCCTCGGCGATGCGCTGGCTGACCTCGGCCGCGCAGCCCGAGACCGGGCGCGGGTAATGGGCGTCAAGGAAGGTGCCGGTCGGGCGGATCACCTCCAGCGGTTCGAACGCGCCGGCCGAAATCGGCACGTCGGGGAAGATGTGGCGCGTGGCCAGGTAGACTGAGGACAGGGTCGTCGCCAGCACCGAGTTCATCGGCCCCGCGCAGGGCGGCGAGGAGCCGGCGAAGTCGAAGGTCAGCCGGTCGCCGGTGGCGGTGATCGAAAGCCGGATCTCGAGCGGCTCGTTGACCACGCCGTCGCTGTCCACGTAAGCGACCGATGTATAGGTGCCCTCGGGGATCTCGCGGATGCAGGCGCGCATCTGGTCGGCGGCGCGGATGCGCAGTTCGGCAATAGCGGCGCGCACGGTGTCGTCGCCGTAGCGGTCCAGCAGCCGGGTCAGCCGCGACTGGCCGACATACAGCGCGGCGGCCTGCGCCTTGACGTCACCGATGCGCTGGTCGGCGACGCGGATGTTGGAACAGATGATGCCGTAGATCTCGGGATCCAGCACGCCTTCCTTGAACAGGCGCACCGGCGGCAGGCGCAGGCCCTCCTGTTCCACCGACGTCGCCGAGGCGGAAAAGCCCCCCGGCACCGCGCCCCCGGTGTCGGGCCAGTGGCCGGTGTTGGACAGCCAGCAGAAGATCTCTCCGTCGCGCCAGAACGGCATGGCGAACCGCACGTCCATCAGGTGGGTGCCGCCCAGGTAGGGATCGTTGACGATGTAGATGTCGCCCGGTTTCGGCGCGACTGCCCGGCCATCGGCGATCCATTCGATCAGGGTGCGGGTGGAATATTGCATCGTACCCACGAACACCGGCAAACCTTGCGAGCCTTGCGCGATCAGCGAACCGTCCTCGGCGGAATAGATCCCGTCGGACCGGTCATTGGCCTCGGCGATCACCGGCGAGAAGGCGGCGCGGGAAAAGCTCAGGTCCATCTCGTCGCAGACCTGCTGCAGACCGGACTGGATGACCGACAGCGTGATCGGATCAAGGCTCATGCCGCACCTCCCAAAGTGATGATGATGTTGCCATCCGCGTCCTGCGCCGCGACATCGCCGGGTTCCAGGACGATGGTCGTGTCCATCTGTTCGACGATGGCGGGGCCGGTCAGCGTGGCGTCGCCGGGCAGGTGATCGCGCCAGTAGACGGGCGTGTCGTGCCAGCCGTCGAACCACACGCGGCGGGTGCCGGTCAGGGCCTCCGCCACGCTGGCCTTGCGCCCCTGGGCATCGATCAGCAGGCCCAGGTCGATCTCGGGGCGGCGCCCGATGACAGAGCAATTGACGTTGACCAGCGCGGGCCGGATCTCGGGCAGGTCCACCTGGAAGCGGCGATAATAGGCCGCCGAGAAGAGGCTGCGCAGATCCTCACGCGAGGGCGTCGGCGTCTCCAGCGGCACGCGCAGCAGGTGGGTCTGGCCGATGAACTGCATGTCGACGCTGGGCATGATGCGAATGTCGCTGACTTCCACCGCCTCGGCATCGATCGCTGCGGTTCCGGCCGCGATCTGCTGGGCGAACAGGACATGGACCGCGTCGATATCCACCTGGTCCAGCGGCCGGTTCACGGTGTTGACGAAGTCGTGGCGCAGGTCGGCGACCACGCATCCCAGCGCGTTGGTGATCCCCGGCCGCGCCGGCACCAGCACCCGGGGCACGCCCAGTTCGCGGGCAATGGCGCTGGCGTGCAGCGGCCCCGCGCCGCCAAAGGCGAACAGCGCGAAGTCGCGCGGGTCTTCCCCAAGGCTGACCGAGACCATCCGCACCGCATCCGCCATCTTCGCCGTGGCGATGCGCAGCACCGCCTCGGCGGCGGCTTCGGCATCCAGCCCCAGAGGCGCGCCCAGGTCGGCGGCAAAGATCGCGCGGATCTCCTCCAGCGTGACCGGCGCGGCGGAGGTTGTGAACTTGGCCGGATCCATCCGCCCCAGCAGCAGGTTCGCATCCGATATCGTGGGCCTGGTCCCGCCCCGCCCGTAACAGATCGGGCCCGGCACCGACCCGGCGCTTTCCGGGCCGACCTGCAGCAGCCCCGCCGCGTTGACCCGCGCGATCGACCCGCCGCCCGCGCCCACGGTGCGCACGTCGACCATCGGCACGTGGATCGGCATCGCGTATTCGATCTCGATCTCGTGGCTGACCGCCGGTTCGGCACCGCGGATCAGCGCGACATCGGTGCTGGTCCCGCCCATGTCATAGGTCAGCAAATCCGGGATCCCGGCGCGCCGCCCGGTATAGGCCGCCGCCATCACGCCGGACGCGGGCCCCGACATCACCGTCTTGGCGGCCTCCTTCGCGACGATCCGGGCCGAGACCATGCCGCCATTGCCGTTCATCACCAGCAGCTCGTGCCGGTATCCCCGCGCCGCCAGCTTGTCGGCCAGCCGCTCCACGTAACGCCGCAACAGCGGCTGGACCGAGGCATTGACCGCCGCCGTCACCCCGCGTTCGAACTCGCGGCTTTCCGACAGCAGCGCATGGCCCAGCGTGATGTTCTCGTTCGGCCAGACCTCGGCAGCGATCTCGCCGGCGCGCAGCTCGTGCGCGGGGTTGGCATAGGCATGCAAGAAATGGATCACCAGCGCCTCGCAGCCCTGGTCGACCAGCGCCTGCAGCGTCCCCCGCAGCGCGTCTTCGTCCAGCGCCACCAGCTCCTGGCCGCTCGCATCCATCCGCTCGGGCACTTCCATCCGCAGATCGCGCGGGATCA
Encoded here:
- the apc4_9 gene encoding Acetophenone carboxylase delta subunit; translation: MSLDPITLSVIQSGLQQVCDEMDLSFSRAAFSPVIAEANDRSDGIYSAEDGSLIAQGSQGLPVFVGTMQYSTRTLIEWIADGRAVAPKPGDIYIVNDPYLGGTHLMDVRFAMPFWRDGEIFCWLSNTGHWPDTGGAVPGGFSASATSVEQEGLRLPPVRLFKEGVLDPEIYGIICSNIRVADQRIGDVKAQAAALYVGQSRLTRLLDRYGDDTVRAAIAELRIRAADQMRACIREIPEGTYTSVAYVDSDGVVNEPLEIRLSITATGDRLTFDFAGSSPPCAGPMNSVLATTLSSVYLATRHIFPDVPISAGAFEPLEVIRPTGTFLDAHYPRPVSGCAAEVSQRIAEAVFAALAGALPDRVTAAPAGSSGNFALGGTVPDEHRSFVMYQISGGGYGGWAGGDGISNGCSTIGISKAPPVEIMEQQFPVLYHRYALHEGSGGAGRHRGGFGLDYEVELRKGTARASFVMDHGRFGPQGVLGGADGQVNRVTVTQGGVETTPEHLSKAQDIPLQAGDRVRVATPGGGGYGDPFTRDPALVAEDVRLGRYTPQQAKQRFGVVVGVSGQVDATATDAERTTR
- the ntaA_14 gene encoding Nitrilotriacetate monooxygenase component A yields the protein MAEMMHLGTIVGAAGHHVAGWRMPDAEFGSENLDLITRIVKTWEDAKFDLIFFADAVNTGLDAHPTHMLRLEPLTLLGALCMTTSRIGIVATVSTTYSEPYNVARMLASIDHMSKGRGGWNVVTGSSPDAAANFGSDPHPEHATRYERAGEYLRVVKGLWDTWEDDAYIADKATGRYVDGAKMHLLDHKGPHFSVRGPLNISRPPQGYPVIMQAGASDTGKAFAAASAEVVFATQQVLEDAVAFAEDLRDRTEAAGRPRDDIRLMLGVAPVIGKTRQEAQAKLSELAALIDPVTALRVLSDRIGTDLSGYDLDGPVPDLPPSGMMQGHAVVLQAVAKKHDMTIRELRDYAAVSSGHRLVFGTPEDVADDLETWWRAGACDGFIILPSYYMQPQIDFCDRVVPILQQRGIFRTEYTGTTLRDHLGLARPAHPAAAAETECA
- a CDS encoding putative hydrolase — encoded protein: MTTEDWLFVIDIQPAFSDPASPWFCAALDAAKANIARLLPAYGDRVLFSRFVPPEQVFGAWIEYYDTWAFALPPEAKPLWSVDEPWGHYPSMQSHTLSKWVPAAKQMLPEDATIALCGVSTDCCVMSTALAAIDDGRRVRLIEDACAAGSEEIQRQSVELMRLRAPMLTVTDTQKELARAGAGAV
- the apc3_11 gene encoding Acetophenone carboxylase gamma subunit, giving the protein MTSKTATSGLVAGIDVGGTFTDLVLFDSRNAAVRLAKVATTLDNQSTGVVDALDAAGADVAALDLIVHGTTTTTNAVLERQLCRTGLITTAGFRDVLELGRRTRPHAYGMKGDFRPLIPRDLRMEVPERMDASGQELVALDEDALRGTLQALVDQGCEALVIHFLHAYANPAHELRAGEIAAEVWPNENITLGHALLSESREFERGVTAAVNASVQPLLRRYVERLADKLAARGYRHELLVMNGNGGMVSARIVAKEAAKTVMSGPASGVMAAAYTGRRAGIPDLLTYDMGGTSTDVALIRGAEPAVSHEIEIEYAMPIHVPMVDVRTVGAGGGSIARVNAAGLLQVGPESAGSVPGPICYGRGGTRPTISDANLLLGRMDPAKFTTSAAPVTLEEIRAIFAADLGAPLGLDAEAAAEAVLRIATAKMADAVRMVSVSLGEDPRDFALFAFGGAGPLHASAIARELGVPRVLVPARPGITNALGCVVADLRHDFVNTVNRPLDQVDIDAVHVLFAQQIAAGTAAIDAEAVEVSDIRIMPSVDMQFIGQTHLLRVPLETPTPSREDLRSLFSAAYYRRFQVDLPEIRPALVNVNCSVIGRRPEIDLGLLIDAQGRKASVAEALTGTRRVWFDGWHDTPVYWRDHLPGDATLTGPAIVEQMDTTIVLEPGDVAAQDADGNIIITLGGAA
- the nicB_2 gene encoding Nicotinate dehydrogenase subunit B; translation: MNDAAITIWRQGKSGAEILLQVAPNGDATGFNGHVDLGTGLRTAFVQIVAEELDLPPSRVRVVMGDTARTPDQGPTIASESIQIAAVPLRQAAAQARAILADLASARLNAGLEDLEFRDGSIGTDQATAGFADLLADVSVSVELDTAARVKTPAEYRLVGTSSPRVDLAGKATGAWTYVHDVAMPGMLHGHVIRPPYAGRDSGDFIARSLLEYDEAAVAEMPGFVALVRKGDFLGVVALREGQARAIAETLPVRWATPPDLPDLTDIPGTLRDMPSEKRMLTDRGDVDGALARAQTRLTRSYTWPWNLHGSIGPSCAVADWQGGRLTIWSGTQNPHMLRGDIAQLMELPETAVEIVRHEAAGCFGRNCADDVCGDAALLSRAVGRPVRVQLTREQEHLWEPKGAAQLMDVSGGLDDTNTFDVYDFETRYPSNRGPNLALLLTGTIDPAPRPCDMGDRTAIPPYRIPNLRAAVHDMAPIVRASWFRGVSAMPNTFAHECFVDELAAEAGEDPVDFRLRHLDDPRTIDLIRRTAEEGGWVPRTGPRLATDGDIARGQGFAHATYVHGPFPGVAAAQAAWLADISVNKRTGEVTLDRIVVAQDQGLMINPDGVRHQINGNVVQSISRTMGEDSQFDQAGSIDREWGGYPLARFEDLPEVRTLLVERPEDPPLGVGESASVPSAAAIANAIYDATGVRMRELPFTPERVKAALDGAPMPRALPAPEPAPRWKGMAKGFGAAIAGGLMVGAVGFSIKAEIPRIPRPDNIWSAETLDRGRQLFAAGDCAVCHTAEGGIPLTGGRPMETPFGTVHTTNLTPDPETGLGAWSYPAFARAMRDGISRDGRHLYPAFPYTSFAKMAETDLQALYAYIQSLDPVRAKVPQAKMITPVNLRSSMAAWNALYHDPAPFIPDPVQSDLWNRGAYLVEGVGHCSACHSPRNALGAERKGAAHLSGGVVDGWLAPALNGTGPAPLNWSEADFYDYLRTGVSIRHGAAAGPMAPVIDELTALPDDDLRAMAHYLASTGPDTPAPITVDITAFDMALETAQGPAARLFRASCGSCHIAGPVPSATAARVPLGLSTAVHADRPDNLVRAVIDGLPATGTTDPRTMPAFGLALDATRIAQIARFLRQTLAPDKPAWTGVDDAIARARAAP
- the nicA gene encoding Nicotinate dehydrogenase subunit A, with amino-acid sequence MSLRLTVNGKEVTLDLPPGTTLLEALRSDLGLHGPKYGCGLAQCGACSVLVDGQVARACVMQASSAEGRKVTTLEGLGGDHPVQRAFIDCQAAQCGYCLNGMIMQTVALLQAIPSPDETTIRRALRHNLCRCGTHLEILAAVRRAVTLTAGDTQ